From the genome of Maribacter algicola, one region includes:
- a CDS encoding amidohydrolase family protein: MKTTLLFVFLTFLIACNDGNQIETKKDILISDISIIDVTNGSVLKNSYVVIDSGRIRSISQKAVDTALFKTVINGSGKYLMPGLAEMHAHIPPPEVGEERINETLFLYLSNGVTTIRGMLGNPIHLELREKAANGNLVSPRIYTSSPSLNGNSVTSKEEAIEKVTQYQKDGYDFLKIHPGIQREVFDQVVETANSVGIPFAGHVPVDVGIRHALESKYASIDHVDGFLEGLVPKSANVKPSDNGFFGYAFTPLADTTKIDELVTLSKANRVWIVPTQSLFERWFAPISADELLSQPEMKYMPKTTLENWRKTKNSYMEDESFTEAQWQQFDAIRRQLIKKLQANGQGILLGSDAPQLFNVPGFSIHHEMAGMKSAGMTPLKIIQSGTVNPAVFFKAEDDYGQVKEGFWADLILLNGNPLESLSALQQNEGVIVRGQFLSKEMIQEKLNEIAQHAAKN, from the coding sequence ATGAAAACAACACTTTTGTTTGTATTTCTGACTTTTTTGATTGCCTGTAACGATGGAAATCAAATCGAGACCAAAAAGGATATCCTAATTTCCGATATTTCCATTATCGATGTCACGAACGGTTCGGTTTTGAAAAACAGTTATGTGGTTATCGATTCAGGTCGGATACGTTCCATCTCCCAAAAAGCGGTGGACACGGCACTTTTTAAAACAGTAATCAACGGGTCCGGAAAATACCTGATGCCCGGACTCGCAGAAATGCACGCCCATATCCCCCCTCCTGAAGTCGGTGAGGAGCGAATAAACGAAACCTTGTTTTTGTACCTGTCCAACGGCGTAACGACTATCCGAGGAATGCTTGGAAATCCAATACACTTGGAATTAAGGGAGAAGGCCGCAAATGGAAATTTAGTAAGTCCAAGGATTTATACTTCAAGTCCTTCTTTAAATGGGAACTCAGTAACCTCAAAGGAGGAAGCCATTGAAAAGGTAACGCAATATCAAAAAGACGGTTACGATTTTTTAAAGATACATCCGGGCATACAACGGGAGGTGTTTGACCAAGTGGTGGAGACCGCCAACAGCGTAGGCATTCCTTTTGCCGGCCACGTTCCCGTAGATGTTGGTATTCGCCATGCTTTGGAAAGCAAATATGCCTCCATTGACCATGTGGACGGGTTTCTAGAGGGACTCGTTCCGAAATCTGCCAATGTAAAACCAAGCGATAATGGATTCTTTGGATATGCATTTACCCCTTTGGCCGATACCACCAAAATTGACGAACTGGTTACGCTTTCCAAAGCGAACAGGGTTTGGATCGTACCCACACAAAGTCTATTTGAAAGATGGTTCGCCCCAATTTCGGCAGATGAATTACTTAGTCAGCCCGAAATGAAATACATGCCCAAAACTACCTTGGAGAATTGGCGTAAAACCAAGAATAGCTATATGGAGGACGAAAGTTTTACGGAAGCACAATGGCAGCAGTTCGACGCCATCCGAAGGCAACTTATTAAAAAACTTCAGGCAAACGGTCAGGGTATTTTGTTGGGTTCGGACGCTCCTCAGCTTTTTAATGTCCCCGGATTTTCCATTCATCATGAAATGGCCGGTATGAAGAGCGCAGGTATGACACCGTTGAAAATCATTCAATCCGGTACGGTAAATCCCGCGGTATTCTTTAAGGCAGAAGATGACTACGGTCAGGTCAAAGAAGGGTTTTGGGCAGATTTGATACTGCTTAATGGAAATCCTTTAGAAAGTCTATCGGCCTTACAACAAA
- a CDS encoding amidohydrolase family protein: MRYGFSFLGIAMLFLLLINCEAEKKVSYDTLLKGGNIINLEDGSVNVGDIYISDGRIAEVSYDKADENSTAKNVVDATGKFILPGFWDNHVHFRGGDSLIDANKRFLELFIANGITTVRDAGGDLTTSVMQWKKAIENNDMVGPTIFTSGPKIDGPGATWAGSLEVEKEADIEKALDSLEAIPTDFVKIYDSKISGENYLNTIRAAEKRGLITSGHMPFTATLESTIDAGIDAVEHLYYIMKGCSSQEDAVTEQLQNNKMGFWDAMPILQSTYDDSVAKQTYEHLKQKNVFVVPTLHIGHTLSYLDEVDHSEDTYLKYMAPGIIKTYEGRINRAKNTSEKAIQDRKELDTFFKKLAWTLNQNGVSLLAGSDSGAFNSYTYPGISLHKEMEAMVDAGISPLDALKASAYNGAKFLKQESDYGTLESGKVADIVILDNNPLENIQNTQKIFMVFKHGEKFTKESLEQLIPN; this comes from the coding sequence ATGAGATACGGATTTTCCTTTTTAGGTATCGCAATGTTGTTTTTGCTGTTGATAAACTGTGAAGCAGAAAAAAAGGTTTCCTATGATACCCTTTTAAAGGGGGGAAATATCATAAACTTGGAAGATGGCTCCGTCAACGTGGGTGATATTTATATTTCCGATGGGCGCATTGCCGAAGTGTCCTATGATAAAGCCGATGAAAACTCCACCGCAAAAAATGTGGTAGACGCCACCGGAAAATTCATTTTACCCGGATTTTGGGACAACCACGTACATTTTCGCGGGGGCGACTCCCTAATTGATGCCAACAAACGCTTTTTAGAACTCTTCATCGCCAATGGAATCACCACCGTACGGGATGCCGGCGGCGACCTGACCACATCCGTCATGCAATGGAAAAAGGCTATTGAAAACAATGATATGGTTGGACCTACTATCTTTACCTCCGGACCCAAAATAGATGGTCCCGGGGCAACTTGGGCCGGTTCTTTGGAAGTAGAAAAGGAGGCGGATATAGAAAAGGCATTAGATTCTCTCGAAGCCATCCCAACCGATTTTGTCAAAATCTATGACAGTAAGATTTCCGGAGAAAACTACCTCAATACGATTCGCGCTGCGGAAAAAAGAGGATTGATTACCTCCGGACACATGCCCTTTACCGCTACGTTGGAATCCACCATAGATGCAGGCATCGATGCTGTGGAACATCTGTATTACATCATGAAAGGTTGTTCCTCACAAGAAGACGCAGTTACCGAACAACTTCAAAACAACAAGATGGGTTTTTGGGATGCCATGCCTATACTGCAATCCACTTATGATGATTCTGTGGCCAAGCAAACATATGAGCACCTAAAACAAAAAAATGTGTTTGTGGTGCCAACACTTCATATTGGGCATACCCTTAGTTACTTGGACGAGGTGGACCATAGCGAGGACACATATTTAAAATATATGGCTCCCGGAATTATCAAGACCTATGAAGGGCGCATCAATCGGGCTAAAAATACTTCTGAAAAGGCGATACAGGACCGAAAGGAGTTGGACACCTTTTTCAAAAAATTGGCATGGACCCTAAACCAAAATGGGGTTTCCCTATTGGCAGGATCTGATAGTGGTGCTTTTAACAGCTATACTTATCCCGGAATATCCCTCCATAAGGAAATGGAGGCCATGGTAGATGCGGGCATATCTCCATTGGATGCCTTAAAGGCTTCGGCCTATAACGGGGCCAAATTTCTAAAACAAGAGTCGGACTACGGAACCTTGGAATCCGGCAAAGTGGCCGATATCGTGATTTTGGATAACAATCCCCTTGAAAATATTCAGAACACCCAAAAAATATTTATGGTGTTTAAACACGGTGAAAAATTTACCAAGGAATCCTTGGAACAACTAATACCCAATTAA
- a CDS encoding GAF domain-containing protein, translating to MNNIPEKISAQLEKNPIDWQSILEETIGHFGCSTGTLHFLKSGTSILELKAQKGIPDFLLPKVSAIPIGKGMAGIAAERMKPVEMCNLQTDESGVARPAAKETKVEGSLAAPLIHEGKLYGTIGIAKPVSYDFTEEEIASLMGIGEAICQKIS from the coding sequence ATGAATAACATCCCCGAAAAAATATCGGCACAACTTGAAAAAAATCCCATCGATTGGCAAAGTATTTTAGAAGAGACTATTGGCCATTTCGGTTGCTCTACAGGTACTTTGCATTTTTTAAAATCAGGAACCTCCATTCTGGAGTTGAAGGCCCAAAAAGGTATTCCCGACTTTTTGTTACCGAAAGTCTCGGCTATTCCCATAGGCAAAGGTATGGCGGGTATCGCCGCGGAACGTATGAAACCCGTAGAAATGTGCAACCTGCAAACCGATGAGTCTGGCGTAGCCAGACCAGCCGCAAAAGAGACCAAAGTAGAAGGGTCGCTTGCCGCACCATTGATACATGAAGGAAAATTATATGGTACTATCGGAATAGCAAAACCCGTGTCCTATGATTTCACAGAAGAAGAAATAGCTTCCTTAATGGGGATTGGAGAGGCCATTTGCCAGAAAATTAGTTAA
- a CDS encoding ThuA domain-containing protein encodes MKKVFNALLLGFALIIVSCGGNKREGEPKVLVFSKTMGFKHASIPAGIAALQKMGQENGFAVDTTKNADMFTDDNLKQYSAVVFLSTTGNVLDQFQEAAFERYIQAGGGYVGIHAAADTEYDWGWYNDLAGAQFLSHPSGTPNADFIIKDKNFIATEFFTDSVWNRDDELYNYKNINPDVNVLMTLDESTYEGGQNGDFHPIAWYHDFDGGRAFYTGGGHTDESFSEELFLKHVLGGIKYAIGENELLDYSKVKSQIPPDTDRFSKVILSEGQFFEPTEMAVLPNNDVLIAQRRGEIMLYDDETKELKEVAKLDVYWKTLETPGVNAEEGVMGLQKDPDYANNNWIYVYYAPTGDKWVNRLSRFKYADGNFDLDSEQIILDVDSQREICCHTGGSIAFGPDNLLYLSTGDNSTPFNEKGEKYVNNGFAPLNDTPGHEQYDARRSSGNTNDLRGKILRIKVNEDGSYDIPEGNLFPMGTEKTRPEIYTMGHRNPYRISVDVKRGYVYWGDVGPDARVDSLKTRGPRGYDEMNQARQPGNFGWPLFIGDNYAYKEYNYETGETGEAFDPQKPMNTSRNNTGLTELPPAMPAYVFYPYDESSQFPQTTTGGRNAMAGPTYYSDLYTGEDKLPDYYDGKVIIYDWMRGWMFAVHLKEDGSFNKMEPFAPEVKLNNLIDMEMSPDGRVYLLEYGSGWFSQNANSGLSYIEFNGGNRPPVIDNMIVETTAGKTPLAINASVVASDREGDNITYTWDFGNGETKETTEPNVSYTYTDAGAYNLSVTVGDDKGESAVSESTGIVAGNSRPEVTINLNGGTPAFYLPGQKIAYEVSVTDPDGGTVDESNVFVSVDYLEGLDKVTMNLGHQQVSAAVTGKALAQSMDCKTCHKEAEASIGPNYMDVAQKYKNRRDALSYLQTRIKTGGNGVWGEVTMPAHPKITSDETRQIALYILSLAGDQKEEKSLPLKGTITAEASAPGNMLVLTASFTDDGAEGTIPLTGSKSVAIPSSTIQLTEDMKTSNMQAMKFGGMDLMLLNGAAGWLELKDTSLKGVNALVLNAGWQSPPNLSYTFQIHENTPDGPVVGEGTMPAQTGGQGTQVNVPITGTVSGNGPFYVTYKAEEGKEPSMVALTGAMFN; translated from the coding sequence ATGAAAAAAGTTTTTAATGCGCTGCTTTTGGGCTTTGCGCTTATTATTGTCTCATGTGGTGGCAATAAACGTGAAGGGGAACCTAAGGTCTTGGTATTCTCCAAAACCATGGGTTTTAAACACGCATCTATACCTGCAGGAATTGCCGCACTGCAAAAGATGGGACAAGAAAACGGTTTTGCCGTTGATACGACCAAAAATGCGGATATGTTTACGGATGATAACCTAAAACAATATTCTGCGGTGGTTTTCTTAAGCACTACAGGTAATGTTCTAGATCAATTCCAGGAAGCCGCCTTTGAGCGTTATATCCAAGCAGGTGGTGGTTACGTGGGTATACATGCCGCTGCCGATACCGAATATGATTGGGGCTGGTACAACGATCTTGCGGGAGCCCAGTTCTTGAGCCACCCTAGTGGAACACCCAATGCAGATTTCATCATCAAGGACAAAAACTTTATCGCTACGGAGTTTTTTACGGATAGTGTTTGGAACAGGGACGATGAGCTTTATAATTATAAAAATATAAATCCGGATGTAAATGTCTTAATGACGTTGGACGAATCTACCTATGAAGGCGGTCAGAATGGGGATTTTCACCCTATTGCTTGGTACCACGATTTTGATGGAGGCCGTGCCTTTTATACTGGGGGCGGACATACGGATGAAAGCTTTTCGGAGGAACTATTTTTAAAACATGTGTTGGGCGGAATCAAATACGCCATTGGGGAAAATGAATTGTTGGATTATTCCAAGGTAAAATCTCAAATCCCTCCGGATACGGATAGATTTTCCAAGGTTATATTGTCCGAAGGTCAGTTTTTTGAACCGACGGAAATGGCCGTATTGCCCAATAATGATGTGTTAATTGCACAGAGAAGGGGTGAAATAATGCTTTATGATGATGAGACCAAAGAATTAAAGGAAGTAGCCAAATTGGATGTCTATTGGAAAACCTTGGAAACCCCGGGGGTTAATGCAGAGGAAGGTGTAATGGGTTTGCAGAAAGATCCTGATTATGCCAATAACAATTGGATTTATGTGTATTATGCCCCTACTGGCGACAAATGGGTAAATCGTCTGTCCCGTTTTAAGTATGCCGACGGCAATTTTGATTTAGATTCGGAACAGATAATTTTGGATGTAGATTCACAACGAGAAATTTGTTGTCATACAGGTGGTTCCATCGCCTTTGGTCCTGATAATCTTCTTTACCTATCTACGGGGGACAACTCCACGCCATTTAACGAAAAGGGAGAAAAATATGTGAACAACGGTTTTGCGCCATTGAACGATACGCCAGGGCATGAGCAGTACGATGCTAGAAGGAGTTCAGGGAACACCAATGACCTTCGTGGAAAAATCCTAAGGATAAAGGTGAACGAGGATGGTAGCTACGATATCCCTGAAGGAAACCTTTTCCCTATGGGAACCGAAAAGACAAGGCCTGAAATTTATACCATGGGACATAGAAATCCTTATAGAATATCCGTGGATGTAAAACGCGGCTATGTTTATTGGGGCGATGTTGGACCCGATGCAAGGGTGGATAGTTTGAAAACGAGGGGTCCAAGAGGATATGACGAAATGAACCAGGCACGTCAGCCTGGTAACTTTGGTTGGCCATTGTTCATTGGTGACAACTATGCCTACAAGGAATACAATTATGAAACGGGGGAAACCGGAGAAGCATTTGATCCACAAAAACCGATGAATACCTCTAGAAACAATACGGGATTAACGGAATTGCCACCGGCGATGCCAGCTTATGTTTTTTACCCTTATGATGAATCCAGTCAGTTTCCTCAAACGACTACTGGTGGTAGAAACGCCATGGCAGGTCCCACCTATTATTCTGATTTGTATACCGGCGAGGACAAATTACCCGACTATTATGATGGTAAAGTGATTATCTATGATTGGATGCGTGGCTGGATGTTTGCGGTGCATTTGAAGGAAGATGGTAGTTTTAATAAAATGGAACCCTTTGCGCCAGAAGTGAAATTGAACAACCTTATAGATATGGAGATGAGTCCTGATGGAAGGGTATATCTTTTGGAATACGGTAGTGGTTGGTTTTCCCAAAATGCCAACTCAGGGTTGTCCTATATTGAATTTAATGGTGGAAACAGACCTCCTGTCATTGATAATATGATTGTCGAGACGACAGCGGGAAAAACACCACTTGCCATTAATGCTTCCGTTGTTGCCAGCGACAGGGAAGGAGACAACATAACCTATACATGGGACTTTGGTAACGGAGAAACCAAGGAAACTACGGAACCCAACGTTAGCTACACCTATACAGATGCGGGGGCGTATAACTTGAGCGTTACCGTTGGGGATGACAAAGGAGAATCCGCAGTGAGTGAAAGTACCGGGATTGTTGCCGGTAATTCCAGACCTGAGGTAACCATTAACCTAAATGGAGGTACTCCGGCCTTTTATTTACCTGGCCAAAAAATAGCGTATGAGGTGAGCGTAACCGACCCTGATGGTGGAACGGTGGATGAAAGTAATGTCTTCGTGAGTGTGGACTATCTGGAAGGGTTGGACAAAGTGACCATGAATTTAGGGCACCAACAGGTATCGGCAGCCGTTACAGGTAAGGCCCTTGCGCAGTCCATGGATTGTAAGACCTGTCATAAGGAAGCGGAAGCATCCATAGGACCAAACTATATGGACGTTGCCCAAAAGTATAAGAATAGAAGAGATGCCTTGAGTTATTTACAAACAAGGATAAAAACCGGAGGTAACGGTGTATGGGGCGAGGTAACCATGCCCGCGCACCCTAAAATCACCAGTGATGAAACAAGACAGATCGCTCTGTATATCCTATCCTTGGCAGGAGACCAAAAAGAGGAAAAGTCACTTCCTTTAAAGGGTACTATCACAGCAGAAGCTTCGGCTCCAGGAAATATGTTGGTGCTGACTGCCAGTTTCACGGATGATGGTGCAGAAGGTACCATTCCATTAACAGGCTCCAAGTCTGTTGCTATTCCAAGTAGCACAATCCAGCTGACCGAGGATATGAAAACCAGCAATATGCAGGCCATGAAATTTGGCGGTATGGACCTTATGCTCTTGAATGGCGCTGCGGGATGGTTGGAATTGAAAGACACTTCGCTTAAAGGAGTGAATGCCTTAGTACTCAATGCAGGTTGGCAAAGCCCTCCTAATTTGAGTTATACCTTTCAGATCCATGAGAACACCCCAGATGGTCCTGTTGTTGGTGAAGGAACCATGCCGGCCCAAACCGGAGGTCAGGGAACACAGGTCAATGTTCCTATCACGGGGACTGTTTCTGGCAATGGACCTTTTTATGTGACCTACAAGGCAGAAGAAGGTAAGGAACCCTCTATGGTTGCATTAACGGGCGCTATGTTCAATTAA
- a CDS encoding CDP-alcohol phosphatidyltransferase family protein, with the protein MSKLPEEHRFLDLSDYGRSVAFQLVQAIKTTSLTPVHITVAFFVSGLTAIVLLLNEYYGLAFLFLILKSILDAADGELARAKNTPSHTGRYLDSISDIVLNLILFLTIWYVTDGSLLLTVISFICLQLQGTLYNYYYVILRNRHNGDTTSRVFENKSPNALKGESQKTVNSMFKIYSLCYGTFDSIIYRLDKNAAKGKAFPNWFMTAVSSFGLGFQLLLIGLMFTLGWQQYIIPFFIGYSIMIFIFILIRQVLNR; encoded by the coding sequence ATGTCCAAATTACCCGAAGAACATCGTTTTTTAGATCTATCGGATTACGGAAGATCAGTTGCCTTTCAACTGGTCCAAGCAATAAAAACAACCTCCCTAACCCCTGTTCATATTACGGTTGCATTCTTTGTAAGCGGTTTAACCGCAATAGTACTCCTGCTCAATGAATATTACGGATTGGCGTTTCTGTTTTTAATTCTAAAATCAATTTTAGATGCCGCCGATGGAGAATTGGCGAGGGCCAAAAATACACCTTCACATACGGGAAGGTATTTAGATTCCATATCTGATATTGTCTTAAACCTGATCTTGTTCTTGACTATCTGGTACGTTACCGATGGTTCTTTACTGCTAACGGTAATATCCTTTATCTGTCTTCAATTACAGGGCACCCTCTACAATTACTACTATGTGATTTTACGGAACAGGCATAATGGGGATACCACGAGTCGGGTTTTTGAAAATAAAAGCCCCAATGCGCTAAAAGGGGAAAGTCAGAAAACGGTAAACTCCATGTTTAAGATATACTCCTTGTGCTATGGTACTTTTGATTCCATTATCTACAGATTGGATAAAAATGCCGCCAAAGGCAAAGCCTTTCCAAATTGGTTTATGACTGCGGTTTCCTCATTTGGATTGGGCTTTCAACTATTGCTTATTGGTCTCATGTTTACGTTGGGCTGGCAACAGTATATCATTCCCTTTTTCATAGGCTATTCCATCATGATATTCATATTTATCCTGATTAGGCAAGTACTGAATCGCTAA
- a CDS encoding YdeI/OmpD-associated family protein: MSKIPELYFKNDTEFREWLHINHDKHSGIYLIFFKVAHANDSMRWEEAVKVALCYGWIDSTVKSLGDGKRRQYFCPRKPKSVWSKVNKDYIKKLKAEGLMHKTGLESIRIAKQNGSWSALDDVETGKVPEDLQSAFDNNEQAFKNFQNFTRGQQKSYLYWLNQAKRDETRQKRINEILQHCHENIKYRNGGGR, translated from the coding sequence ATGTCAAAAATACCAGAGCTCTATTTCAAAAATGATACGGAATTTAGGGAATGGTTACACATTAACCATGATAAGCATTCCGGAATTTACTTGATATTTTTCAAGGTTGCACATGCCAACGACAGTATGCGCTGGGAGGAAGCCGTAAAAGTAGCCCTTTGTTACGGATGGATCGATAGCACAGTAAAAAGTTTGGGCGATGGTAAAAGAAGACAGTATTTCTGTCCGAGAAAACCTAAAAGCGTATGGAGCAAGGTCAATAAGGACTACATAAAAAAGCTTAAGGCAGAAGGATTAATGCATAAAACCGGACTAGAATCCATTCGGATAGCCAAGCAAAACGGATCATGGAGTGCCTTGGACGATGTGGAAACGGGTAAGGTACCTGAGGACTTACAATCCGCATTCGATAACAATGAACAGGCTTTCAAAAACTTCCAGAACTTCACCAGAGGGCAACAAAAGAGTTATCTCTATTGGTTGAATCAAGCAAAGCGCGATGAAACAAGACAAAAACGCATCAACGAAATATTACAGCATTGCCATGAAAATATTAAATATAGAAACGGAGGTGGAAGGTAA